The DNA sequence TTTAAAACGAGTTTTACCAGTAGCTTCAGGAGGTTTACATCCAGGTTTAGTTCCAACATTAATTCAATTCTTTAATAAAGATTTTGTTATTCAAGCTGGAGGGGGAATTCATGGTCATAAAAATGGAACTATAGCTGGTGCTAAAGCAATGCGACAAGCAGTTGAAGCGGTTTTAAAGGGTACACCATTAAATGAGTATGCTGAAACACATAAAGAACTTAAAATTGCATTAGAAGCTTGGAAGCTTTAAATTTAAAAGTTTAGTTGCGTTAAGCTCAAAAGCAGCTACAGGAACTTCTAAACCCCACTCCTCTAAAACTTTAGGGTGAATTTCACCTATTAAACCTACTTCAACATCATTAATAACTATTTTTCCAACTCTACCTTCAATAAAACTTTCATGTAAACATTCCTTAAGTTGAAGAGTTAAATTTAGATTTGATAAAAGACTTACTAAAATAGATTTAATTTCAGAAAAGCTTGCTTTTGAATGGGCTAAACTGCAAGCTAACTTCATAAATTCCTCAATTTTATTTTCTTCATTTACTTCAACGCATTCCCCAAGCTCAAAAATTTTTTGAGGATATTCAGCATGTTTATTATTTGATAAAAATTCCAGTAAACCTGGTAAAAGCCAATTTCTTAAACATGTGAAAGTGCTCATTTTAGGATTAGAAACCTCTATAACGAAGCTTGGTTTTAAATTCATTTTTGTGAAAAGTTTCTCTTTATTAGACATGCTGAAGGTTAAAATTTCTTGCAATCCGAATCCAATCATTAATTCTCTAAGCAAATCGTAAAACATTGTTTCAGTTGTTAAACCGCCTTTAGTGAATATTAAAGGCCATCTTGGTGGAATATTATTATAGCCATAAGCTATAGCTATATCTTCAACAATATCTATTGGGTGCATAATGTCAATTCTATAACATGGAACTTCAACAGAAATTTCTTCATCTTCAAATTTTTTAACATTATATCTTGCTTTACTTAACAATTCAATAACATCATTTAAGCTTAAATTTAATCCTAAAACATTATTTATAAATGAGAGATGTAATGAAAAATTCTTTGAAGTTAAATTTGGTGTAATAACTTCATTTAAATCTTCATATGGATAAATTATTTTTACAGAGTGTATTTTTCCTCCTCTATCAGCTAGAGAAGTTGTCATTATCGTTAAAACATCTGATACAGCTTTAAAAGATGTTCCTGTTACCTCAATTAAAATATTTTTAGTATCTTCAGTAACTTTTCCTAAATCATTAGAGTTTATTATTGGAGGCATTGAAAGAATTTTATCTTTAGAATCTACTAAAAGAGGCCAATGTTTAAATCCAGATATTATATGGCCATACTCTAATCCTTTCGGGTGTTTAATTAAAATTTCTTTTAAACTCATTTTTTCATTAAATCCTAATGGAATAAATGATGTTTTTTCAGGCTCAGCTAATTTATAATTTATTGGGGGAGAAATCAAATCAAAATTGTATAAACCTATTGAAGTTTTTCTTCTTTTTCGTCCATATGTTTGATCTAATTTATCTTGAAGATGCATTAAACCTTTTATTACTTCTGAAGTTAACTTTACATTTTTAATTAATGCTGCTGCTATATAGGGTCTTACATGTTTAACTTCAGGTTCAACGTTTATCAATACTTCATTGCTAAAGTTAACATTATAAACTTTAAAGCCTTTTTCTAATCCTAAGAAACCTTTTAAAGCGCGAGCTATTCCTTCTACACACCAAAGATCCGGATGGTTACTATCTTTAATTTCAATGGAAACTTCATAACCTTTAATTTCTTCGATTTCTCCTTTAACATAAGATAAAATCTTATTTAATTCCTCTCGAGTTTCAGGAAGTTTAAAGTTTAGAAGATCCTCTAAATCTTTAAGGTTAACTTCTATAGTTGGCAGTTTAAATCACCTCTTTATTCCTAAGCCAATTAAGGTTTTGAGTAAAAAGCTCTCTTATATCGTCTATTCCAGCTTTCATCATAAATAATCGATCTACACCTAAACCCCAAGCTAAAACTGGAACTTTAATTCCTAAAGGTAAAGTAACTTCTGGCCTAAATATTCCTGCGCCACCAAATTCAAGCCAACCATAACCTCTTTTATAAGCAGCAAGCTCGACACTAGGCTCTGTAAAAGGAAAATAATCAGGTTTAAAAGTTACTTCATCCGCTTCAGCAACTTCAATAGCTAAAGTTTTTAATATTCCAAGCAAATCTCTAAATGTTAAATTCTCTCCAATAACTATTCCTTCAACTTGATTAAATTCTGTTAAATGAGTTTTATCAGTTACTTCTGGTCTGTAACATCGAGCTATTGAAAAGTATTTTCCAGGAATCTCAAGTTTTTCATTAATTAAAGTTCTAACGCTTATAGCGGTTCCATGACTTCTAAGAATAAGTTTTTTTGAGTTTTCGATTGAAAAAATATAACCCCAACCTTTAGAGTTTGTTACCCAACCATTTTCATGAGTAGCTTTTACATTCATTAAATATTTTTCATAGTTAGTTAAATCGCCGAATTCTGGTGTTTTAACGAAAAATATATCATGTATTTCTCTAGCAGGATGATCCTGCGGCATAAACAATGCATCACAATTAAAAAACATTAATTCAATAAGTGGTCCAGTCATTTCTTTAAAACCTAAGGAAACCAATTTAAGCTTTAAATCATCAAGAAATTTTTTGTAAGGTTGTTTTTTTCCAGGCCAGATAGGGGGAGTTAAAGCTTGAATATTATATTTTTTAAATTTAACTTGACGCCATTTTCCTCCAATTATTAATTCAGGTGTTAACTCAGTAACTTCAAAAGTTACTTTAACACCTTCTTTAATAAGCTTCCATCCTTCATCAGTTAAATAAAGAACCCTTAATGTTTTTTCGTTTTCTAAAAGAAGATTTCTTCTCTTTAAAATTTGTAATGCATCATTAAATTCTTTATTTAGATTTTCAACTATAACTTCATTTTCAGTAAAGATTTTTTTTAAAAGAACTTCATCTAAAGTTTCTGGTTTCTCCTCTTTAGCTTCAATAAATATTTTGTTTTTTTCCTTAACTATTTTTGCAAGGTTTTTTTTAGCAATCCAACCTAGAACTAAGGGTAAAAGATTCAAGTTTATTTTAGCTTCAGCAGCTGCCTCATTTAAAGAGGCTTTACCACCAAGTTTTAAAACTGCTTTAACTAGTCTTCTTTCAGGTACTCCTTCCCGTGCATAAGAAGCGCCTTCTTCATTAAGTTTTAGTAAAGTAACCTTATGCTCCTCGATTTTTAAAAAACCTTTCTGTAGAAGAGAGAGAGCAGCTCGCATTGCAGCAGATTCATTCAACTTTGATTCCTCAAGAAGTTTTTTCATTTCTGCTTTTCCATTTAGCTTTCCTAAACTCATTAATAATGCTCCTTCATTTTGCTCTAATTCAACCATTTTTACTCATCCTTTGTGAAAGTTTTCAGTACTCTTTAAAAAGTTTAATAAGGTTAATATTTATTTTTAGGTTTTTTAAAATCAATTTGTTTAATTTAAAAAATAAAGGGGTTCCACTAATTGAGCTCTGAAGAAATGATCGTT is a window from the Candidatus Bathyarchaeota archaeon genome containing:
- a CDS encoding phenylalanine--tRNA ligase subunit beta; this translates as MPTIEVNLKDLEDLLNFKLPETREELNKILSYVKGEIEEIKGYEVSIEIKDSNHPDLWCVEGIARALKGFLGLEKGFKVYNVNFSNEVLINVEPEVKHVRPYIAAALIKNVKLTSEVIKGLMHLQDKLDQTYGRKRRKTSIGLYNFDLISPPINYKLAEPEKTSFIPLGFNEKMSLKEILIKHPKGLEYGHIISGFKHWPLLVDSKDKILSMPPIINSNDLGKVTEDTKNILIEVTGTSFKAVSDVLTIMTTSLADRGGKIHSVKIIYPYEDLNEVITPNLTSKNFSLHLSFINNVLGLNLSLNDVIELLSKARYNVKKFEDEEISVEVPCYRIDIMHPIDIVEDIAIAYGYNNIPPRWPLIFTKGGLTTETMFYDLLRELMIGFGLQEILTFSMSNKEKLFTKMNLKPSFVIEVSNPKMSTFTCLRNWLLPGLLEFLSNNKHAEYPQKIFELGECVEVNEENKIEEFMKLACSLAHSKASFSEIKSILVSLLSNLNLTLQLKECLHESFIEGRVGKIVINDVEVGLIGEIHPKVLEEWGLEVPVAAFELNATKLLNLKLPSF
- a CDS encoding phenylalanine--tRNA ligase subunit alpha — encoded protein: MVELEQNEGALLMSLGKLNGKAEMKKLLEESKLNESAAMRAALSLLQKGFLKIEEHKVTLLKLNEEGASYAREGVPERRLVKAVLKLGGKASLNEAAAEAKINLNLLPLVLGWIAKKNLAKIVKEKNKIFIEAKEEKPETLDEVLLKKIFTENEVIVENLNKEFNDALQILKRRNLLLENEKTLRVLYLTDEGWKLIKEGVKVTFEVTELTPELIIGGKWRQVKFKKYNIQALTPPIWPGKKQPYKKFLDDLKLKLVSLGFKEMTGPLIELMFFNCDALFMPQDHPAREIHDIFFVKTPEFGDLTNYEKYLMNVKATHENGWVTNSKGWGYIFSIENSKKLILRSHGTAISVRTLINEKLEIPGKYFSIARCYRPEVTDKTHLTEFNQVEGIVIGENLTFRDLLGILKTLAIEVAEADEVTFKPDYFPFTEPSVELAAYKRGYGWLEFGGAGIFRPEVTLPLGIKVPVLAWGLGVDRLFMMKAGIDDIRELFTQNLNWLRNKEVI